A single genomic interval of Helianthus annuus cultivar XRQ/B chromosome 13, HanXRQr2.0-SUNRISE, whole genome shotgun sequence harbors:
- the LOC110900711 gene encoding uncharacterized protein LOC110900711 has translation MGEGFWKAVLVKFLELMDQGPYLDVDSVSSKWRKMSGFVNKFCEEYNKVCGSGRRSGMSDDYVFKKALDLYKSSNNTTFGHIRAWEIMRTHPKWAPIPNEVEMAKRQRTSESGSFSTGGSDARCHINLNDDTEFDEEEYVVHEAERPPGRDKSKKERAKEKEKQKVDSKMDEFMTQFKTYTKVTAQKGENEGAGHRRKVTRGGRKDSIVR, from the coding sequence atgggtgaggggtttTGGAAGGCGGTTTTGGTGAAGTTTCTTGAGCTAATGGACCAAGGCCCGTATCTAGATGTCGACTCGGTGTCATCTAAGTGGCGAAAAATGAGCGGGTTCGTCAATAAGTTTTGCGAAGAATATAATAAAGTATGTGGAAGTGGGCGTCGTAGCGGGATGAGCGACGATTATGTGTTCAAAAAGGCGTTGGATCTTTACAAGTCGAGCAATAATACCACGTTTGGACACATTCGGGCATGGGAAATTATGCGAACACACCCAAAATGGGCGCCGATCCCGAACGAGGTGGAGATGGCGAAGCGGCAAAGGACATCGGAATCCGGTAGTTTTAGCACTGGCGGCTCGGACGCGAGATgtcacataaacttaaacgatGACACCGAGTTCGACGAAGAAGAATACGTTGTACATGAAGCGGAGCGTCCCCCGGGCCGGGACAAATCAAAGAAGGAGCGGGCGAAGGAGAAAGAAAAGCAAAAGGTAGACTCGAAGATGGACGAGTTTATGACCCAATTTAAAACGTACACCAAGGTCACGGCCCAAAAAGGCGAGAACGAAGGAGCGGGCCATCGAAGAAAAGTTACGCGTGGCGGGAGAAAAGATTCAATTGTCCGATGA